A stretch of the Lactuca sativa cultivar Salinas chromosome 9, Lsat_Salinas_v11, whole genome shotgun sequence genome encodes the following:
- the LOC111882687 gene encoding probable sugar phosphate/phosphate translocator At3g11320 has translation MKGGTGQWFTIGLVSSWYASNIGVLLLNKYLLSNYGFKYPIFLTMCHMTACSLLSYIAIVWMKMVPLQHVRSRAQFIKISVLSLVFCASVVSGNVSLRYLPVSFTQAVGATTPFFTAVFAYIMTVKREAWLTYLTLVPVVTGVVIASGGEPSFHLFGFIMCIGATAARALKSVLQGILLSSEGEKLNSMNLLLYMAPVAVVILLPATLFMEDNVVGITIALARKDVNIVWYLLFNSAMAYCVNLTNFLVTKHTSALTLQVLGNAKGAVAVVVSILIFKNPVSVTGMLGYLLTVLGVILYSEAKKRTK, from the exons ATGAAGGGAGGCACGGGCCAGTGGTTTACGATCGGGCTCGTGTCATCATGGTATGCATCGAACATTGGAGTGCTACTGCTCAACAAATACTTGCTAAGCAACTATGGATTCAAGTACCCGATCTTCCTCACCATGTGTCACATGACTGCTTGTTCTTTGCTCAGTTACATTGCGATTGTTTGGATGAAGATGGTGCCTTTACAGCATGTTAGGTCTAGGGCTCAGTTTATCAAGATCTCGGTGCTTAGTTTGGTATTTTGTGCGTCGGTGGTTAGTGGGAACGTGTCTTTGAGGTATTTGCCGGTTTCATTTACGCAGGCAGTTGGAGCCACCACTCCTTTTTTCACTGCGGTGTTTGCTTATATTATGACGGTGAAGAGGGAAGCTTGGTTGACTTATTTGACGCTTGTACCTGTGGTAACCGGTGTTGTCATTGCCAGTGGG GGGGAACCAAGTTTCCATTTATTTGGTTTTATCATGTGTATTGGCGCCACAGCTGCAAGAGCATTAAAGTCAGTTCTTCAAGGGATATTGCTGTCCTCTGAAGG GGAAAAACTGAATTCAATGAACCTTCTGCTGTACATGGCGCCAGTAGCTGTAGTGATATTGCTTCCAGCAACATTGTTCATGGAAGACAATGTGGTTGGGATCACAATAGCACTTGCAAGAAAAGATGTCAACATTGTGTGGTATCTTCTTTTCAACTCTGCGATGGCATATTGTGTAAATTTGACCAATTTCTTGGTTACTAAGCACACAAGCGCATTAACTCTCCAG GTGTTGGGAAATGCGAAAGGAGCAGTGGCTGTTGTGGTGTCAATTTTGATATTCAAGAATCCGGTGTCGGTAACAGGGATGCTTGGATACTTGCTCACGGTCTTGGGAGTGATTCTGTACAGTGAAGCCAAAAAGAGGACCAAATAa